One Thiocapsa sp. genomic window carries:
- a CDS encoding 3'-5' exonuclease has product MNLESWILLDTETTGIKAPVYVVELAAQRMRGWTPEGPSFRRLLNHNAAIPPEASRVNGYTREILERDGEPPRQVYDAFDRYVGERPLVAYNLRHNSGGQCGLARPRVLAGGNPAWVIVRREPSIEPCGVDGNGHVDA; this is encoded by the coding sequence ATGAATTTAGAAAGCTGGATTCTCCTCGACACCGAAACCACCGGCATCAAGGCACCCGTCTACGTGGTGGAGTTGGCTGCCCAGCGCATGCGCGGCTGGACGCCGGAAGGCCCGTCCTTTCGTCGCCTGCTCAACCACAACGCCGCGATTCCGCCCGAGGCCTCCCGCGTCAACGGCTACACCCGCGAGATCCTGGAGCGCGACGGCGAGCCGCCGCGTCAGGTCTACGACGCCTTTGACCGATACGTCGGGGAACGGCCGCTGGTCGCCTACAACCTGCGCCACAATTCCGGGGGACAGTGCGGCCTGGCAAGGCCGCGTGTTCTAGCGGGTGGGAATCCCGCCTGGGTAATCGTGCGCCGCGAGCCCAGTATCGAGCCTTGCGGCGTGGACGGCAACGGACACGTCGATGCGTAG
- a CDS encoding exonuclease domain-containing protein has translation MKSNRPMHQTSWILLDTETSGIKAPVYVVELAAQHMRGWTPEGAPFRCLLNHNAEIPPEASRVNGYTREILERDGEPPRQVYDAFARYVGERPLVAYNLRYDLDEVLRPEWDRLGIAPIGRPGFCALNLTQRLLDPVPAGNHKLQTLRQYYRLPERGAHTAPGDVETVADLMRQVLRPLADARGLGSWEAISAFAAAPWFPSRIAFGKYKGRLFREALEDEALHDWLHWLASADNPRSAEMGRWYLDRLHAEVGVAEAEAVVIEVGPGDSGELVLFRDPERETLRQCVAGARARLADLEAEYTREHHGVEVLRFELFTRLRPHYERRDALRLQVQYRRRFLDTLILEGEEEAEALAPDYAEAKAETEREYEETATQAADTHALSEEEAQELKGVYKKLVRLYHPDRYAQEPEKQAIYERLTQEVNTARDRGDIERLREIAEDPNGFLLRQGLASLDFSDEAELAKLRALYATLQERIFGLLDELERLRESGDYELYLLSRKRPAFVQEIADQQAEVIGAEIAELEAEAAQLAEEIEGLTGADDPFGD, from the coding sequence ATGAAATCTAACCGCCCCATGCACCAAACCTCCTGGATCCTCCTCGACACCGAAACCTCCGGTATCAAGGCGCCGGTCTACGTTGTGGAGCTGGCCGCCCAGCACATGCGTGGCTGGACACCGGAGGGTGCGCCATTTCGGTGCCTGCTCAATCACAACGCCGAGATTCCGCCCGAGGCCTCCCGCGTCAACGGCTACACCCGCGAGATCCTGGAGCGCGACGGCGAGCCGCCGCGTCAGGTCTACGACGCCTTTGCCCGATACGTCGGGGAACGGCCGCTGGTCGCCTACAACCTGCGCTACGACCTCGACGAGGTGCTGCGCCCCGAATGGGACCGTCTCGGCATCGCGCCGATCGGGCGTCCCGGCTTCTGCGCCCTCAACCTGACCCAGCGTCTGCTGGACCCGGTTCCTGCCGGGAACCACAAGCTGCAGACGCTGCGTCAGTACTACCGGCTGCCCGAGCGCGGCGCGCATACCGCGCCGGGGGATGTGGAGACGGTCGCCGACCTGATGCGGCAGGTCTTGCGCCCCCTGGCCGACGCGCGCGGGCTGGGGAGCTGGGAGGCGATCAGCGCCTTTGCCGCCGCGCCTTGGTTCCCCTCGCGCATCGCCTTCGGCAAGTACAAGGGGCGCCTGTTTCGCGAAGCGCTGGAGGATGAGGCGCTGCACGACTGGCTGCACTGGCTGGCGAGCGCCGACAACCCGCGCAGTGCCGAGATGGGCCGGTGGTATTTGGATCGGCTCCACGCGGAAGTCGGGGTTGCCGAGGCCGAAGCGGTGGTGATCGAGGTCGGGCCGGGCGACAGCGGCGAGCTGGTGCTGTTCCGCGATCCGGAGCGTGAGACGCTGCGCCAATGCGTGGCCGGCGCCCGCGCCCGACTGGCGGATCTGGAGGCGGAGTACACCCGCGAGCATCACGGCGTCGAGGTGCTCCGGTTCGAGCTGTTTACGCGGCTGCGCCCGCATTACGAGCGACGCGATGCACTGCGGCTGCAGGTCCAATACCGGCGCAGGTTTCTCGACACCCTGATCCTCGAGGGCGAGGAAGAGGCCGAGGCGCTCGCGCCCGACTACGCGGAGGCCAAGGCCGAGACCGAGCGCGAGTACGAGGAGACGGCCACGCAGGCGGCCGACACCCACGCCCTGAGCGAGGAGGAAGCGCAGGAGCTGAAGGGCGTTTACAAGAAGCTCGTCCGCCTCTACCACCCCGACCGCTATGCCCAGGAGCCGGAAAAGCAGGCGATTTACGAACGCCTGACGCAGGAGGTCAACACGGCGCGCGATCGCGGCGATATCGAGCGCCTGCGTGAGATCGCCGAGGATCCCAACGGCTTTCTGCTGCGTCAGGGGCTGGCCAGCCTCGATTTCAGCGACGAGGCGGAGCTGGCCAAGCTGCGGGCGCTCTACGCGACGCTGCAGGAGCGCATCTTCGGTCTGTTGGACGAGCTCGAGCGGCTGCGCGAGAGCGGCGACTACGAACTTTACCTGCTCAGCCGGAAACGGCCCGCGTTCGTCCAGGAGATCGCGGACCAGCAGGCCGAGGTGATCGGCGCCGAGATCGCCGAGCTGGAGGCCGAGGCCGCGCAGTTGGCGGAGGAGATCGAGGGTTTGACCGGTGCCGACGACCCGTTCGGCGACTAG
- a CDS encoding AAA family ATPase, with protein MTASQRFDVATTFNVKARPGLEVIGFADDTHPHVPVRKPYVFRPELLRDVLAFLHDAGGDGLFLTGPTGSGKTSLILQIAARLAWPVQSVTCHGRMELAALVGQFVLVDGSTRFVHGPLSTAARDGHLLVLNESDLMDPAELAGLNDILEGHPLVIAENGGEVIRPHPKFRVVATGNTAGAGDRSGLYQGVLRQNLAFMDRFRVVQVGYPEPETEQDLIAAAVPKLPAEIIAKMILVAEEVRRLFLGAGTESGELTVTMSTRTLVRWATLSLAFKGAPNVFEYALEQSLTARAEPEQREAIHRIAADVFGDYWGAKP; from the coding sequence ATGACCGCCAGCCAACGTTTCGATGTCGCGACCACCTTCAACGTCAAGGCCCGTCCGGGTCTGGAAGTGATCGGTTTCGCCGACGACACCCACCCGCACGTTCCGGTGCGCAAGCCCTATGTCTTCAGACCCGAGCTGCTGCGCGACGTGCTGGCCTTCCTGCACGATGCCGGCGGCGACGGCCTGTTCCTGACCGGACCGACCGGATCGGGCAAGACCAGCCTGATCCTGCAGATTGCCGCCCGGCTCGCCTGGCCGGTGCAGTCGGTGACCTGCCACGGACGCATGGAGCTGGCGGCCCTGGTCGGCCAGTTCGTATTGGTCGATGGCAGCACCCGTTTCGTCCACGGACCCCTGTCCACGGCGGCGCGCGACGGGCACCTCCTGGTGCTCAACGAGAGCGACCTGATGGACCCGGCCGAGTTGGCGGGTCTGAACGACATCCTCGAGGGCCATCCGCTGGTGATCGCGGAGAACGGCGGGGAGGTGATCCGGCCCCATCCGAAGTTCCGGGTCGTCGCGACCGGCAATACCGCCGGCGCCGGCGACCGCTCGGGGCTCTACCAAGGGGTGCTGCGACAGAACCTCGCCTTCATGGACCGCTTCCGGGTGGTGCAGGTCGGCTATCCGGAGCCCGAGACGGAACAGGATCTGATCGCCGCGGCGGTCCCGAAGCTGCCCGCGGAGATCATCGCGAAGATGATCCTCGTGGCCGAGGAGGTGCGGCGCCTGTTCCTGGGTGCCGGTACCGAATCCGGAGAGCTGACCGTGACCATGAGCACCCGAACCCTGGTGCGCTGGGCCACGCTGAGTCTGGCGTTCAAAGGCGCACCGAACGTCTTCGAGTATGCCTTGGAGCAATCCTTGACCGCCCGCGCGGAGCCGGAGCAGCGCGAGGCGATCCACCGGATCGCCGCCGATGTCTTCGGCGACTACTGGGGTGCGAAACCATGA
- the bet gene encoding phage recombination protein Bet, which translates to MATRRSNPTQALTSSLVPSRLPVAPSVLAEIGLDAGTWAVLADSIFPNAKTPEGVILAVRYCQARGLDVMKRPVHVVSMWSTALGRYVETVWPGIAEVQITAARTGLWAGLDSPQFGPELTKTFTGTVKRDDKWTEVAVTVTFPEWAETTVYRMVNGVRCPFSEMVFWEETYARQGRAEVPNEMWQKRPKGQLLKCAKAASLRAAFPEEAGYTAEEMEGKAIEGHAPVDGAVIEGEIVTAQPTTIQPRVSPTVVDTASVDTARPNGTDETSVSATAPADPAQRDAVIDAQVAKQVATLVERACKVGAWGQAEDYARARFNGVHLAYALAELEQAAALSVVTRKAKAAEAPVAEAA; encoded by the coding sequence ATGGCTACACGCCGCAGCAACCCGACTCAAGCCTTGACCAGCTCGCTCGTCCCCAGCCGCCTCCCGGTCGCCCCGAGCGTCCTCGCCGAGATCGGCCTGGACGCCGGAACCTGGGCGGTGCTCGCCGACTCGATCTTCCCCAACGCCAAGACCCCTGAGGGCGTGATCCTTGCCGTGCGCTATTGCCAGGCGCGCGGTCTGGACGTGATGAAGCGCCCGGTGCACGTCGTCTCCATGTGGTCGACCGCGCTCGGGCGCTATGTCGAAACTGTGTGGCCCGGCATCGCCGAGGTCCAGATCACGGCGGCGCGCACCGGCCTGTGGGCCGGGCTCGACTCGCCGCAGTTCGGACCGGAGCTGACCAAGACCTTCACCGGGACGGTGAAGCGCGACGACAAATGGACCGAGGTCGCCGTCACCGTGACCTTCCCCGAGTGGGCCGAAACGACGGTCTATCGGATGGTCAACGGGGTGCGCTGCCCCTTCTCCGAGATGGTCTTCTGGGAGGAGACCTATGCCCGACAAGGCCGCGCGGAGGTGCCGAACGAGATGTGGCAGAAGCGTCCGAAGGGACAGCTTCTCAAATGCGCCAAAGCCGCGAGCCTGCGGGCGGCCTTTCCCGAGGAAGCCGGCTACACCGCCGAGGAGATGGAAGGCAAGGCCATCGAGGGCCATGCCCCCGTCGACGGGGCCGTGATCGAGGGCGAGATCGTCACCGCGCAACCGACCACGATCCAACCGCGGGTGAGTCCGACAGTCGTCGACACCGCGTCGGTCGACACCGCTCGGCCAAACGGAACCGACGAGACCTCCGTCTCCGCAACCGCCCCGGCGGATCCCGCACAGCGGGATGCCGTCATCGACGCGCAGGTGGCCAAGCAGGTCGCCACGCTCGTGGAGCGGGCCTGCAAGGTCGGCGCTTGGGGTCAGGCCGAGGACTATGCCCGCGCCCGTTTCAACGGGGTGCATCTCGCCTACGCCCTCGCCGAGTTGGAGCAGGCGGCCGCGTTGTCGGTCGTCACGAGGAAAGCCAAGGCCGCCGAGGCGCCCGTCGCCGAAGCCGCCTAG
- a CDS encoding DUF3530 family protein codes for MTKTPTTLPTLPTLSILLALVVASPSGPIHADTTAAPIQTTGSDLGKELRWREQIVDSLMDGEAVDLTAGEATFLGLYTEAEEDAGRGAIIVHGIGVHPNWPQVVYPLRTALPRDGWSTLAIQMPVLANEATGADYAPLIAESAPRLAAAVAYLKAHGAERIVIVAHSLGATMVNDALAARPDDVDAYVAIGMSSSGLQAGRDNVELVRRITIPMLDLFGENDLPAVVSGARERAETAAANPGYHQVQIPGADHFFEGYEEPLIETVGQWLDQTVPTP; via the coding sequence ATGACGAAGACACCGACCACCCTGCCCACCCTGCCCACCCTGTCCATCTTGCTCGCCTTGGTCGTTGCCAGTCCGAGCGGACCGATCCATGCCGACACCACCGCTGCGCCGATCCAAACGACCGGCTCGGATCTCGGCAAAGAGCTGCGGTGGCGCGAGCAGATCGTCGACAGCCTGATGGACGGCGAGGCCGTCGATCTCACGGCCGGCGAGGCGACCTTCCTCGGGCTTTATACCGAGGCCGAAGAGGACGCGGGCCGGGGTGCGATCATCGTGCACGGCATCGGCGTTCACCCCAACTGGCCACAGGTGGTCTATCCGCTGCGCACCGCTCTGCCCCGCGACGGATGGAGCACCCTCGCCATTCAGATGCCGGTCCTGGCGAACGAGGCGACCGGGGCCGATTACGCGCCGCTCATTGCCGAAAGTGCTCCCCGCCTCGCTGCCGCCGTCGCCTATCTGAAGGCACATGGCGCCGAGCGCATCGTCATCGTCGCGCACAGTCTCGGCGCCACCATGGTCAACGACGCTCTCGCCGCCCGTCCCGACGACGTCGATGCTTATGTGGCCATCGGCATGTCCAGCAGCGGACTTCAGGCCGGTCGCGACAACGTCGAATTGGTGCGCAGGATCACCATCCCGATGCTCGACCTGTTCGGCGAGAATGATCTGCCGGCGGTCGTCTCGGGGGCCCGGGAGCGCGCCGAGACCGCCGCTGCGAACCCCGGCTATCATCAGGTGCAGATCCCCGGCGCAGACCATTTCTTCGAGGGATATGAAGAGCCCTTGATCGAGACCGTCGGTCAGTGGCTGGACCAGACTGTGCCGACCCCGTAA
- a CDS encoding lambda-exonuclease family protein, which yields MHVIDITQRTPEWHVWRNAGVSASDAAAVLGVSPYKTPWRLWAEKIGMLLPEDLSGNPVVRRGTSLEDTARRGFEERHDTLLLPLCGESDTHPVIRASFDGLDNNGIPVELKVPHESTYLQILEHGVASEAYRLYWHQVQCQIHVADAAEGWLVFHRAPGIAVDFRIPRDETFIRDTLVPRCLEFRTRVEKKQEPERDPERDLYTPSGTELATWTRLSGEYRRLAAEKAKVDAALKTLRSGLDGIESQLVALLGDFAMGESAGLRVLRYAVAGAIDYKAALADVAPDVDPMRLERYRRASSDRVRITTLKDGTASVPFSEAEVEALRHATETDMGFYF from the coding sequence ATGCACGTCATCGACATCACCCAACGCACCCCCGAGTGGCACGTCTGGCGTAACGCCGGGGTCTCGGCCTCGGATGCCGCGGCCGTTCTCGGCGTCTCGCCCTACAAGACGCCGTGGCGGCTGTGGGCGGAGAAGATCGGGATGCTGTTGCCCGAAGACTTGAGCGGCAACCCGGTCGTGCGCCGCGGCACCTCGCTCGAAGACACCGCCCGTCGGGGCTTCGAGGAGCGCCACGACACCTTGCTGCTGCCGCTCTGCGGCGAGTCCGACACCCATCCCGTCATCCGCGCGTCCTTCGACGGCCTGGACAACAACGGCATCCCGGTCGAGCTCAAGGTGCCGCACGAGAGCACCTATCTGCAGATCCTGGAGCACGGGGTCGCCTCGGAGGCTTACCGCCTCTATTGGCATCAGGTCCAGTGTCAGATCCATGTCGCCGACGCCGCCGAAGGCTGGCTGGTGTTTCATCGGGCGCCGGGCATCGCGGTCGACTTTCGCATCCCGCGCGACGAGACCTTCATCCGGGACACCCTGGTGCCGCGCTGCCTGGAGTTTCGGACGCGCGTGGAGAAGAAGCAGGAGCCCGAACGCGATCCCGAGCGGGATCTCTACACCCCGTCCGGCACGGAGCTGGCGACCTGGACGCGGCTGTCCGGGGAGTACCGCAGGCTCGCGGCCGAGAAGGCCAAGGTCGATGCCGCGCTCAAGACCCTGAGGTCGGGTCTGGACGGCATCGAGTCGCAACTGGTGGCCCTGCTGGGCGACTTCGCGATGGGCGAGAGCGCCGGGCTGCGGGTCCTGCGCTACGCCGTGGCCGGAGCGATCGACTACAAGGCCGCCCTCGCGGACGTTGCACCCGATGTCGATCCGATGCGCTTGGAGCGCTATCGCCGCGCGTCCTCCGACCGGGTCAGGATCACGACCCTGAAGGACGGCACGGCAAGCGTCCCGTTCAGTGAGGCCGAGGTCGAAGCGCTGCGGCACGCCACCGAGACCGACATGGGCTTTTACTTCTAG
- the ssb gene encoding single-stranded DNA-binding protein, producing MKPHGEWFLNGERNMSGINKVILVGNLGADPEIRTTSSGESVTTLSVATSEKWKDRQTGEPVDKTEWHRVVLWRRLAEIAGQYLRKSSKVYIEGKLTTRKWTDQSGQDRYTTEIQGNELQMLDGRPSADAERRSDSRTEGRADAMTRDSAQNRAPTPPPIDDFDDIPF from the coding sequence GTGAAACCTCATGGTGAATGGTTCCTTAACGGAGAACGGAATATGAGCGGAATCAACAAGGTCATCTTGGTCGGCAACCTCGGGGCGGATCCCGAGATCCGCACCACCTCAAGCGGCGAATCGGTCACGACATTGAGCGTGGCGACCAGCGAAAAATGGAAGGATAGACAGACGGGCGAACCTGTTGATAAGACGGAATGGCACCGCGTCGTTCTTTGGCGTCGACTTGCTGAGATTGCCGGTCAATATCTCCGGAAGAGCTCAAAGGTTTACATCGAGGGCAAACTCACGACTCGGAAATGGACCGATCAATCGGGACAAGATCGGTACACGACCGAGATCCAGGGCAACGAACTGCAGATGCTCGACGGGCGGCCATCCGCCGACGCCGAGCGCCGGAGTGATTCGAGGACCGAGGGCCGAGCGGACGCCATGACGCGCGACTCGGCCCAGAACCGGGCACCGACGCCACCACCTATCGACGACTTTGACGACATTCCCTTCTGA
- a CDS encoding transposase has protein sequence MWRDLRRLEEQRGEVAVATYKHPALGLQTSRLLTPESSLDSGFDGGKLVKGRKRHIVVDTMGCLLIVYVHAANIFDGKAARKVLADVFVLVRNVKIIWANCGYSGRELLIGYYRSSTVGSKS, from the coding sequence TTGTGGAGAGATCTTCGGCGCCTCGAAGAGCAGCGTGGCGAGGTAGCTGTAGCGACCTACAAACATCCGGCGCTCGGCCTGCAAACATCGCGATTATTGACACCCGAGTCGTCGCTCGACTCGGGCTTCGACGGCGGCAAGCTCGTCAAGGGCCGGAAGCGGCATATCGTCGTCGATACAATGGGTTGCCTTCTGATTGTCTACGTGCATGCGGCCAACATCTTCGACGGCAAAGCCGCTCGCAAGGTTCTCGCCGACGTGTTCGTGCTCGTGCGGAACGTCAAGATTATTTGGGCGAATTGCGGCTATTCCGGCCGAGAGCTTTTGATTGGTTATTATCGCAGTTCGACTGTCGGATCGAAATCGTGA
- a CDS encoding plasmid stabilization protein, whose translation MPAPRGYSRPEFHVPVTLQSAHAHRVVGRSLIRVARALYGIDVVLHAIGDARQMEEVEGLVDGLLGAFAQRLDEEIARVEALKSANGIAAVPRYTNPSRVTFRISSPQLSQYANLIQALDRLTVGIDTLWLSGLFSNRQRADAVYTWRNELLSVGRRIVEIEARARDFARRQGKEEEIAAGDAAANSVVVLDEEGELAGDEEEVAT comes from the coding sequence ATGCCCGCCCCGAGAGGTTACAGCCGCCCCGAATTCCACGTCCCCGTCACCCTGCAATCGGCACATGCCCACCGCGTCGTCGGCCGCAGCCTGATCCGTGTCGCGCGCGCCCTCTACGGGATCGACGTGGTGCTCCACGCGATCGGCGATGCCCGGCAGATGGAGGAGGTCGAGGGCCTGGTCGATGGCCTGCTCGGCGCCTTCGCCCAACGCTTGGACGAAGAGATCGCCCGCGTGGAGGCGTTGAAGAGCGCCAACGGCATCGCCGCCGTGCCGCGCTACACCAACCCGAGCCGGGTCACCTTCCGCATCTCCTCGCCCCAGCTCTCCCAATACGCCAACCTGATCCAGGCGCTGGACCGACTCACCGTCGGCATCGACACCCTCTGGCTGAGCGGCCTCTTCAGCAATCGTCAGCGCGCCGATGCGGTCTATACCTGGCGCAACGAGCTCCTCTCCGTCGGTCGACGCATCGTCGAAATCGAAGCGCGTGCCCGCGATTTCGCGCGGCGCCAAGGCAAGGAGGAGGAGATCGCCGCCGGGGATGCCGCGGCGAACTCCGTGGTGGTGTTGGACGAGGAGGGCGAGTTGGCGGGAGACGAGGAGGAGGTTGCCACGTAA